A section of the Gasterosteus aculeatus chromosome 10, fGasAcu3.hap1.1, whole genome shotgun sequence genome encodes:
- the matcap2 gene encoding putative tyrosine carboxypeptidase MATCAP2 isoform X2, translated as MLESIKVTERLHWPEVEMSKKYILNSAENAVSPSQVYLEKISSGVLKDLCSTGSSNYNVLLQNDEKKNQKQSLCKRPRTSVKCGAASSRRNRPVVAPKKLRPPESVGRPAQTNRVLPGNSHPSKPARNIGVVGSAVGLTPRAGPQLRKTCPPGSPRTKPPALQKAATPREVENVRKLCLLAAIKPSNVQKEKATFFKSDFTYNPQFEYSNPVPPLVLGRHNSASDRFLTQAVRIMELALQRYGSYEKFEQATGGDLLTKSRVWHDIKKYMEKEGCVGEIVAQVTDDLLSRASMTVVNSRPTLTINISTAREHWLEGMLRHEIGTHYFRGINNCHQPWSSSVGRKKHNLKPANPTEEGLASIHSVLFRKDPTLWRAALLYYTVYQASRMSFSQLFRSLGRFVQDPNTRWDYCVRAKRGQADTAQPGCFSKDQVYLDGILKILRYRDKIDFPLLLALGKVSFEDVDRLKALAQMEHVRIPHFMQDQASYAEQLEKIMAVNQLTDEELKAVI; from the exons ATGCTGGAGTCAATCAAGGTGACAG AAAGACTCCACTGGCCAGAGGTAGAAATGTCCAAAAAGTACATCTTAAACTCTGCTGAAAACGCAGTGAGTCCAAGCCAAGTGTACCTGGAGAAGATTTCATCCGGTGTCCTCAAAGACCTTTGCAGCACCGGCTCCAGCAACTACAACGTCCTGCTGCAGAACGATGAGAAGAAGAACCAAAAGCAGTCCTTGTGCAAGAGGCCAAGAACGTCAGTGAAATGCGGCGCCGCATCTAGCAGAAGGAACCGCCCGGTCGTGGCTCCTAAAAAGTTGCGTCCGCCCGAAAGTGTCGGTAGACCCGCGCAGACCAATCGCGTTCTCCCAGGCAACTCCCATCCCTCGAAACCAGCGAGGAACATCGGCGTAGTGGGCAGCGCCGTGGGCCTAACCCCTCGCGCAGGTCCACAGCTGAGAAAAACGTGCCCCCCCGGCTCCCCCCGAACTAAACCGCCCGCGTTGCAGAAAGCAGCAACACCTCGGGAAGTGGAGAACGTCAGAAAGCTGTGCCTCCTCGCAGCCATCAAGCCGTCTAATGTTCAGAAGGAGAAGGCCACGTTTTTCAAGTCCGACTTCACCTACAATCCACAGTTTGAGTACAGCAACCCAGTCCCTCCGCTTGTCCTGGGACGCCACAACAGCGCCTCGGACCGCTTCCTGACACAG GCAGTGCGCATCATGGAGCTGGCCCTGCAGCGGTACGGCAGCTATGAGAAGTTTGAGCAGGCGACCGGGGGCGACCTCCTCACCAAGAGTCGCGTGTGGCACGACATCAAGAAGTACATGGAGAAGGAAGGCTGCGTGGGGGAG ATCGTAGCCCAGGTGACCGACGACCTCCTGTCCAGAGCCTCCATGACGGTGGTGAACAGCAGACCCACACTGACCATCAACATCTCCACAGCCAGAGAGCACTGGCTGGAAGGCATGCTGCGGCACGAGATCG GCACACATTATTTCCGTGGCATCAACAACTGCCACCAGCCGTGGAGCAGCAGCGTGGGCAGGAAGAAGCACAACCTGAAGCCTGCGAACCCCACGGAGGAGGGCCTGGCCAGCATCCACAGCGTCCTGTTCAGGAAAGACCCCACGCTGTGGCGCGCCGCCCTGCTCTACTACACCGTCTATCAGGCCAGCCGCATGTCCTTCTCTCAGCTCTTCCGCAGTCTGGGACGCTTCGTCCAGGACCCCAACACGCGCTGGGACTACTGCGTCCGAGCCAAGCGGGGCCAGGCCGACACCGCGCAGCCAG GCTGCTTCAGTAAAGACCAGGTCTACCTGGACGGTATCCTGAAGATCCTCAGGTACAGAGACAAGATCGACTTCCCGCTGCTGTTGGCTCTGGGGAAG GTGTCATTCGAAGACGTGGACCGCCTGAAAGCACTCGCCCAGATGGAACACGTCCGCATCCCACACTTCATGCAGGACCAGGCGAGCTACGCGGAGCAGCTGGAGAAAATCATGGCGGTCAACCAGCTGACCGACGAGGAGCTCAAGGCCGTAATCTGA
- the LOC120826411 gene encoding uncharacterized protein LOC120826411: MACGALLRILLICLVQAERVRCLWAAKAPRQNGNMHVGFSQHSSVFGGNYPENGPEQTSGYVGSAQRGSFGADAGVGSVYSQRFPSNHYRLTSSQPAKRVYSAAGSVRSSSESKPANRPTTNLKKQNVQRTPKKANCDVSAGSSISQYDQTPNGQVTWLGQRETPRAAKHQFSLFDPSAAEPNTVPARTQTSASGAGRRASPRRGPAASRPSYFSALLDERTSKAPGRASVNARVLPASGSGGAGNSGRVSHLTGAHDIPPQFGGFAIRHLREPADQKVVVRRPQQVHVAPQRPSSSHKPPVHRVHPAATRMRLRPPRK, translated from the exons ATGGCTTGTGGAGCTCTTTTGAG GATCTTGCTGATTTGCTTAGTTCAAGCAGAGCGTGTGCGTTGTTTGTGGGCTGCGAAAG CTCCGAGACAAAACGGCAACATGCATGTTGGCTTCTCCCAACACAGTAGTGTGTTTGGTGGCAACTATCCCGAGAACGGACCTGAACAGACCTCCGGTTATGTGGGCTCGGCCCAGCGGGGTAGTTTCGGCGCAGACGCTGGAGTTGGGAGTGTTTATAGCCAGAGATTTCCCAGTAATCACTACAGACTAACCTCTTCTCAGCCTGCTAAGCGAGTCTATTCTGCAGCCGGGTCGGTGCGCAGCAGCTCCGAGTCAAAACCTGCCAACCGGCCAACGACTAACTTGAAGAAACAAAATGTGCAAAGGACTCCAAAAAAGGCGAACTGTGACGTTTCTGCTGGTAGTTCGATTAGCCAGTACGATCAAACCCCAAACGGCCAGGTGACTTGGTTGGGTCAGCGGGAAACGCCACGTGCTGCCAAACATCAGTTCAGCCTGTTTGACCCGAGCGCTGCTGAGCCGAACACGGTCCCTGCCCGGACGCAGACGTCAGCCAGCGGTGCCGGTAGGCGAGCGTCTCCACGTCGTGGCCCTGCAGCCTCCAGGCCTTCCTATTTCTCCGCTCTTCTGGACGAGCGGACTAGCAAGGCCCCTGGCAGGGCGAGCGTGAACGCTCGTGTCCTCCCGGCGTCCGGGTCCGGCGGCGCGGGGAACTCTGGCCGCGTCTCCCACCTGACAGGAGCCCACGACATCCCTCCGCAATTCGGGGGCTTTGCTATCCGACATTTGAGAGAACCTGCTGACCAGAAGGTGGTTGTCAGGAGGCCTCAGCAGGTGCACGTGGCCCCCCAGCGGCCCTCCTCATCCCACAAGCCACCGGTGCACAGGGTTCACCCGGCTGCCACAAGGATGAGGCTCCGACCGCCTCGGAAGTAG
- the anln gene encoding anillin: MDPFTEKLLERTRARRENLQKKMAERPNAANRQMVKRPREPLADTNRVISESVLDKAPQVSSKPSPSKRRCSEENLSPPAGAENQEPTTSLAVAHVLSDPLTDKKPPAGPASVRHSSSLEKAASRPALQPQPEVLESPEPQEMTPAPTLPSSREEEMVSSASQGNKDPAEVRAPPAAGMKSRLQRLAQQRQYWDGDDSHDAVPDCAPTSPLKKRAEVPPAAVHTVSSGTPVGRRGRLANLAATIGTWEDDLSHANIPKESAKEKPASTVPKSAVRDAAVAASTKPGAAGHVAAASMASSKFTPSSQVVNYPAKPSRLILPSTEKADIPAARPVLKSVISPQKGSTQERTFPSSPQKSSNQERTFPSSPQKISNQERPGPSSPQKISNQERPVPSSPQKISNQERPVPSSPQKSSLQGKAFPSSPQKAGPISSTSVPQSPLKTQALVRGPASSPQKPELRGKPAASGPPGVKSFLERFGERCQERTNQGSPAGGASQSKTPVATPSAVTPNTRMVQDRLQAARTANTTSAELAQRQKLERESELAQIRSRFQKGNNNNMWKNNDKSAETISNEDIREQLDQPVETHVPPCEPQEEPASSPEGADTPRKCPPPASPGWMMSPPASASSPLKAVSRPVEEKSAQPPEEEEEVVKETEMNVDESINSAVITELFDRALDHSDDDDEEEEEDALNISSMSLLTPLAETVAAVVDSPKRQMMASTPASSIIAKSDTPGNVSKPSKFQRTNIKRTGSSETLDEDHKLPYSISAYRSTRVKEAERSSVKQVIVRKEDVSRRAEEPTGSSLPSIKQKMKILTNELNLQQTVIHQASQALNCCTDEEHGKGSQVEAEAERLLLVATERREALKAELDGLRGDPKGQKKSSAAAEPSGTSASKGSVTLQELRLPLKADFVCSIANKPESTKHSFFLMIRAGAENTVATPLASTHRGLSGDTLAFPTKFTILDVSSNFEIDIEVYCLVQKRDVCSDKKKKPSKSKAITPKRFLAITKSAQTPVVASPGGPNAVRTSNFVLVGSHKLTLSSIGTNKFPLEKVPFLCPLEGHVYLKMQCEVGSKVEEKGFLTMFEDVSGFGAWHRRWCVLSGYCISYWTYPDDEKRKNPIGRINLANCTSKKVEPANREFCARPNTFELITVRPQKADDKETLVSQCQNTMCVTKNWLCADTKDERNLWMKKLNQIVVDLRMWQPDACYRPL, encoded by the exons ATGGATCCATTTACCGAG AAACTGTTGGAGCGGACCCGAGCTCGCAGAGAAAATCTGCAGAAGAAAATGGCAGAGAGACCAAATGCAGCAAACCGACAGATGGTCAAACGGCCCAGAGAGCCGCTGGCCGACACCAACCGTGTGATCAGCGAGTCAGTATTGGATAAAG CTCCGCAGGTGTCCTCCAAGCCGTCTCCCTCAAAGCGCAGATGTTCGGAGGAAAACCTCTCGCCCCCGGCCGGCGCGGAGAACCAGGAGCCAACGACGTCCCTGGCTGTCGCTCACGTGCTCTCGGATCCTCTCACGGACAAGAAACCCCCGGCGGGGCCCGCCAGCGTACGCCACTCCTCCTCACTGGAGAAGGCTGCTTCCCGCCCGGCCCTCCAGCCTCAGCCAGAGGTCCTGGAAAGCCCAGAGCCGCAGGAAATGACCCCAGCTCCGACTCTGCcgagcagcagagaagaggagatgGTCAGTTCAGCTTCGCAGGGGAACAAGGACCCGGCGGAGGTCAgggctccacctgctgctggcATGAAGTCTCGTCTGCAGAGGCTAGCACAGCAGAGACAGTATTGGGATGGTGATG ACTCCCATGATGCAGTTCCAGACTGCGCTCCCACGTCCCCTCTGAAGAAACGAGCCGAGGTCCCGCCGGCTGCCGTCCACACCGTGTCCTCGGGAACTCCAGTTGGGAGGAGGGGCCGACTGGCCAACCTCGCCGCCACCATCGGAACCTGGGAAGACGACTTGAGCCACGCCAACATTCCCAAGGAGAGTGCCAAAGAGAAGCCTGCCAGCACGGTTCCCAAGTCAGCGGTCAGAGACGCTGCTGTGGCTGCCAGCACCAAACCAGGTGCTGCAGGCCACGTGGCGGCCGCTTCAATGGCAAGCAGCAAGTTTACACCCAGCTCTCAG GTTGTGAATTATCCAGCAAAGCCGAGCCGACTGATTCTCCCCAGCACTGAAAAGGCTGATATTCCTGCAGCCAGACCGGTTCTCAAGTCCGTAATCAGTCCCCAGAAGGGTTCCACCCAGGAGAGGACCTTCCCCTCTAGTCCCCAGAAGAGTTCCAACCAGGAGAGGACCTTCCCCTCTAGTCCCCAGAAGATTTCCAACCAGGAGAGGCCCGGCCCCTCTAGTCCCCAGAAGATTTCCAACCAGGAGAGGCCCGTCCCCTCTAGTCCCCAGAAGATTTCCAACCAGGAGAGGCCCGTCCCCTCTAGTCCCCAGAAGAGTTCCCTCCAGGGAAAAGCCTTCCCATCTAGTCCCCAGAAAGCTGGTCCCATCTCCTCAACATCTGTGCCTCAAAGTCCCCTGAAGACTCAGGCCCTCGTCAGGGGTCCCGCCTCCAGCCCCCAGAAACCAGAACTCCGTGGCAAGCCCGCCGCTTCTGGCCCTCCTG GTGTAAAATCCTTTCTGGAGCGCTTTGGAGAGCGATGCCAGGAGCGCACCAACCAGGGCTCTCCAGCTGGGGGTGCTAGCCAATCAAAGACCCCCGTCGCAACTCCATCGGCGGTCACACCGAACACCAGGATGGTGCAGGACCGACTCCAAGCTGCCCGGACTGCAAACACCACCTCTGCCGAGCTCGCCCAAAGACAGAAGCTG GAGCGAGAGTCTGAGCTGGCTCAGATTCGTAGTCGCTTTCAGAaggggaacaacaacaacatgtggaaAAACAATGATAAATCAGCAGAAACCATTTCAAATGAAGACATCAGG GAGCAGCTTGACCAGCCCGTGGAGACTCATGTGCCCCCGTGTGAGCCTCAGGAGGAACCCGCATCGTCTCCCGAGGGTGCAGATACACCCAGAAAGTGCCCCCCTCCAG CATCTCCTGGGTGGATGATGTCACCTCCCGCCTCAGCATCCAGCCCTCTGAAGGCAGTCAGCCGTCCTGTCGAGGAAAAAAGTGCCCAAcccccagaagaagaagaggaggttgTCAAGGAGACCGAGATGAATGTGGACGAGTCCATCAACTCTGCTGTTATCACCGAGCTGTTTGATAGAGCCTTGGaccacagtgatgatgatgatgaggaggaggaggaagatgcttTGAATATCTCCTCCATGTCCCTCCTCACTCCGCTAGCAGAGACTGTGGCTGCTGTGGTGGATAGTCCCAAGAGGCAGATGATG GCGTCTACTCCGGCCAGCTCCATCATCGCAAAGAGCGACACGCCCGGCAATGTTTCCAAACCCAGCAAGTTCCAGAGAACCAACATAAAGCGGACCGGCTCCTCCGAGACCCTGGACGAGGACCACAAACTGCCATATAG catttctgCATACAGGTCCACCAGAGTGAAGGAGGCCGAGAGATCCAGCGTGAAACAGGTGATTGTGAGAAAGGAGGACGTTTCTCGCCGAGCAGAGGAACCGACAGGATCCAGTCTCCCCAGCATCAAGCAGAAGATGAAG ATTCTGACAAACGAGCTGAACCTGCAGCAGACTGTCATTCATCAGGCCAGTCAGGCACTGAACTGCTGCACAGATGAGGAGCACGGCAAAGGGTCCcaggtggaggcggaggccgagaggctgctgctggtggcaA CGGAGAGGAGGGAAGCGCTGAAGGCAGAGCTGGACGGTCTGCGAGGAGACCCAAAGGGCCAGAAGAAGTCCTCTGCGGCTGCAGAACCTTCCGGCACGTCTGCCTCCAAGGGCTCCGTCACCCTGCAGGAGTTGCGGCTGCCTCTCAAGGCGGACTTCGTTTGCTCCATCGCCAACAAGCCAG AATCGACCAAACATTCCTTCTTCCTGATGATCCGCGCCGGAGCAGAGAACACCGTGGCTACGCCTTTAGCCAGCACCCACCGGGGGCTCAGTGGGGACACCCTGGCCTTCCCCACCAAGTTCACCAT ATTGGATGTCTCCAGCAACTTTGAAATTGATATTGAGGTCTACTGCTTG GTGCAGAAGCGGGACGTCTGCagtgacaagaagaagaaacccaGCAAGTCAAAG GCAATCACTCCAAAGAGATTCCTCGCCATCACT AAAAGTGCTCAGACACCAG TTGTAGCGAGTCCAGGAGGCCCCAATGCCGTTCGCACCAGTAACTTCGTCCTGGTCGGATCGCACAAGCTCACCCTGTCATCTATTGGCACGAACAAATTCCCATTGGAGAAG GTGCCGTTCCTGTGCCCCCTGGAGGGCCACGTCTACCTCAAGATGCAGTGTGAGGTCGGCTCCAAAGTGGAGGAGAAGGGCTTCCTG aCGATGTTTGAGGATGTGAGCGGGTTTGGAGCCTGGCACAGGAGGTGGTGCGTCCTGTCGGGATACTGCATCTCTTACTGGACGTACCCGGACGACGAGAAGCGCAAG AATCCCATTGGACGCATCAACCTGGCAAACTGCACCAGCAAGAAGGTGGAACCGGCCAACCGGGAGTTTTGTGCCAGACCCAACACCTTTGAGCTCATCACGGTCCGACCACAGAAAGCGGACGACAAAGAAACTCTAGTCAGCCAGTGCCAGAATACCATGTGTGTCACCAA aAACTGGCTGTGTGCAGACACTAAGGACGAGCGGAACCTGTGGATGAAGAAGCTGAACCAGATTGTGGTGGATCTGCGGATGTGGCAGCCGGACGCCTGTTACAGGCCGCTGTGA
- the eepd1 gene encoding endonuclease/exonuclease/phosphatase family domain-containing protein 1 → MGGSLGCHRSIPRDPTDFSCGKRKFSAACNFGHILVNQERLNINTATEEELMTLPGVNRAVAQNIVEYRCCIDGFRKVEDLALVSGIGATKLEAIKLEICVSSRTSSSQHSPSSLRKDPDHQSCSGMNINTATPAQLMSIRGITEKIAKNIVAYRAEHGAFRSIEDLVRVNHINSSLLDKIRFQVFVERSRAPSTNTNAGLTCATKSHPSPTSCSLRSDDLDLPPGGPTQISSVRPDAEPPCGLRDGKPVVRLATWSLQGCSCDKANNPGVKEVVCMTLLENDIKLLAVQDLLEREALDKFCVELNQGTLASVRKWKRPRGLWKSVVSEKPTGRSGKGVSYSGFLWDTLSGVDLKDAAVLESPVANGNGNHTYPRLYLAHFSVGSYELSAANVHMQAAAASGESNGKSHNADEARCPPLPPSIQETLKAEKELLVLGDFGCPAQSSELDILRKEKLCALVPSSQFTNISTRSPQGTRCLDNIWVSRSLKKIYSGHCAVVREGLTNPWIPDNWSWGGVASDHCPVVAEFYADVSPKEMRGPGVAVVDRGDVMPKHER, encoded by the exons ATGGGTGGGAGTCTGGGCTGCCACCGCTCCATCCCCCGGGACCCCACGGACTTCAGCTGCGGCAAGCGCAAATTCAGCGCCGCCTGCAACTTCGGCCACATCCTGGTGAACCAGGAGCGCCTGAACATCAACACCGCCACGGAGGAGGAGCTCATGACTCTGCCGGGAGTCAACCGCGCCGTTGCGCAGAACATTGTGGAGTACCGGTGCTGTATCGACGGGTTCAGGAAGGTGGAGGACCTGGCTCTGGTGAGCGGGATCGGGGCCACCAAGCTGGAGGCGATCAAGCTGGAGATCTGCGTGTCCAGCAGGACCAGTTCGTCGCAGCATTCGCCGTCGTCGCTGCGCAAAGATCCGGACCACCAGTCCTGCTCCGGGATGAACATCAACACCGCCACCCCGGCGCAGCTCATGAGCATCCGAGGCATCACGGAGAAGATCGCCAAGAACATCGTGGCCTACCGGGCGGAGCACGGCGCGTTCAGAAGCATCGAGGACCTGGTGAGGGTCAACCACATCAACAGCTCCCTGCTGGACAAAATCCGCTTCCAGGTGTTCGTGGAGCGCTCCAGGGCGCCGTCCACGAACACCAACGCGGGGCTGACCTGCGCCACCAAGTCCCACCCGAGCCCGACCTCGTGCAGCCTCAGAAGCGACGACCTGGACCTTCCGCCCGGAGGACCGACCCAGATCAGCTCCGTGCGGCCCGACGCGGAGCCCCCCTGCGGCCTGCGGGACGGGAAGCCCGTGGTGCGTCTGGCCACCTGGAGCCTGCAGGGCTGCTCTTGCGACAAGGCCAACAACCCGGGGGTCAAAGAGGTGGTGTGCATGACCCTGCTGGAGAACGA CATCAAGCTCCTGGCCGTGCAGGACCTGCTGGAGCGGGAGGCTCTCGATAAG TTCTGCGTGGAGTTGAACCAAGGAACGTTGGCCAGCGTGCGCAAGTGGAAGAGGCCGCGTGGGCTGTGGAAAAGTGTTGTGTCGGAAAAACCAACCGGCCGCTCCGGAAAG GGCGTGAGCTACTCCGGCTTTCTGTGGGACACTTTGTCCGGCGTCGACCTGAAGGATGCTGCGGTCCTGGAGTCGCCCGTCGCCAACGGCAACGGAAACCACACCTACCCTCGCCTCTACCTGGCTCACTTCTCT gtGGGCTCATACGAGCTGAGCGCCGCCAACGTCCACATGCAGGCCGCAGCCGCGTCGGGAGAGTCCAACGGCAAGAGCCACAACGCAGACGAAGCCAGGtgtccgcccctcccccccagcatcCAGGAGACTCTTAAAG ccgagaaggagctgctggtgcTGGGAGACTTTGGCTGTCCCGCTCAGAGCTCGGAGCTGGACATTCTGAGGAAGGAGAAGCTCTGCGCCCTGGTTCCATCCTCCCAGTTCACCAACATCAGCACCCGCTCACCACAGGGCACCCGCTGCCTGGACAACATCTGGGTGAGCCGCTCCCTCAAGAAGATCTATTCTG gCCACTGCGCGGTGGTGCGGGAGGGCCTGACCAACCCCTGGATCCCGGACAACTGGTCGTGGGGCGGCGTGGCGTCGGACCACTGCCCCGTGGTGGCCGAGTTCTACGCAGACGTGTCCCCGAAGGAGATGAGAGGGCCCGGCGTGGCAGTGGTGGACAGAGGAGACGTCATGCCCAAACACGAGCGGTGA
- the matcap2 gene encoding putative tyrosine carboxypeptidase MATCAP2 isoform X1: MSIYVYDVERWSSSTPWQQISQCRDRTTRTAPVLSACVRLGVRGVLHVSAAVYTLIHKSVCVVTRNVSRHRLKGALKEDAGVNQERLHWPEVEMSKKYILNSAENAVSPSQVYLEKISSGVLKDLCSTGSSNYNVLLQNDEKKNQKQSLCKRPRTSVKCGAASSRRNRPVVAPKKLRPPESVGRPAQTNRVLPGNSHPSKPARNIGVVGSAVGLTPRAGPQLRKTCPPGSPRTKPPALQKAATPREVENVRKLCLLAAIKPSNVQKEKATFFKSDFTYNPQFEYSNPVPPLVLGRHNSASDRFLTQAVRIMELALQRYGSYEKFEQATGGDLLTKSRVWHDIKKYMEKEGCVGEIVAQVTDDLLSRASMTVVNSRPTLTINISTAREHWLEGMLRHEIGTHYFRGINNCHQPWSSSVGRKKHNLKPANPTEEGLASIHSVLFRKDPTLWRAALLYYTVYQASRMSFSQLFRSLGRFVQDPNTRWDYCVRAKRGQADTAQPGCFSKDQVYLDGILKILRYRDKIDFPLLLALGKVSFEDVDRLKALAQMEHVRIPHFMQDQASYAEQLEKIMAVNQLTDEELKAVI, encoded by the exons ATGAGTATCTACGTGTATGACGTAGAGAGGTGGTCATCCTCGACACCATGGCAACAGATCAGTCAATGCAGGGACCGCACCACACGAACGGCTCCGGTCCTGTCCGCTTGTGTGAGACTCGGTGTACGCGGTGTCCTTCATGTCAGCGCGGCTGTTTATACACTTAtacacaaaagtgtgtgtgtcgtgACACGCAACGTGAGTCGTCACAG gttgaaAGGAGCCTTAAAGGAGGATGCTGGAGTCAATCAAG AAAGACTCCACTGGCCAGAGGTAGAAATGTCCAAAAAGTACATCTTAAACTCTGCTGAAAACGCAGTGAGTCCAAGCCAAGTGTACCTGGAGAAGATTTCATCCGGTGTCCTCAAAGACCTTTGCAGCACCGGCTCCAGCAACTACAACGTCCTGCTGCAGAACGATGAGAAGAAGAACCAAAAGCAGTCCTTGTGCAAGAGGCCAAGAACGTCAGTGAAATGCGGCGCCGCATCTAGCAGAAGGAACCGCCCGGTCGTGGCTCCTAAAAAGTTGCGTCCGCCCGAAAGTGTCGGTAGACCCGCGCAGACCAATCGCGTTCTCCCAGGCAACTCCCATCCCTCGAAACCAGCGAGGAACATCGGCGTAGTGGGCAGCGCCGTGGGCCTAACCCCTCGCGCAGGTCCACAGCTGAGAAAAACGTGCCCCCCCGGCTCCCCCCGAACTAAACCGCCCGCGTTGCAGAAAGCAGCAACACCTCGGGAAGTGGAGAACGTCAGAAAGCTGTGCCTCCTCGCAGCCATCAAGCCGTCTAATGTTCAGAAGGAGAAGGCCACGTTTTTCAAGTCCGACTTCACCTACAATCCACAGTTTGAGTACAGCAACCCAGTCCCTCCGCTTGTCCTGGGACGCCACAACAGCGCCTCGGACCGCTTCCTGACACAG GCAGTGCGCATCATGGAGCTGGCCCTGCAGCGGTACGGCAGCTATGAGAAGTTTGAGCAGGCGACCGGGGGCGACCTCCTCACCAAGAGTCGCGTGTGGCACGACATCAAGAAGTACATGGAGAAGGAAGGCTGCGTGGGGGAG ATCGTAGCCCAGGTGACCGACGACCTCCTGTCCAGAGCCTCCATGACGGTGGTGAACAGCAGACCCACACTGACCATCAACATCTCCACAGCCAGAGAGCACTGGCTGGAAGGCATGCTGCGGCACGAGATCG GCACACATTATTTCCGTGGCATCAACAACTGCCACCAGCCGTGGAGCAGCAGCGTGGGCAGGAAGAAGCACAACCTGAAGCCTGCGAACCCCACGGAGGAGGGCCTGGCCAGCATCCACAGCGTCCTGTTCAGGAAAGACCCCACGCTGTGGCGCGCCGCCCTGCTCTACTACACCGTCTATCAGGCCAGCCGCATGTCCTTCTCTCAGCTCTTCCGCAGTCTGGGACGCTTCGTCCAGGACCCCAACACGCGCTGGGACTACTGCGTCCGAGCCAAGCGGGGCCAGGCCGACACCGCGCAGCCAG GCTGCTTCAGTAAAGACCAGGTCTACCTGGACGGTATCCTGAAGATCCTCAGGTACAGAGACAAGATCGACTTCCCGCTGCTGTTGGCTCTGGGGAAG GTGTCATTCGAAGACGTGGACCGCCTGAAAGCACTCGCCCAGATGGAACACGTCCGCATCCCACACTTCATGCAGGACCAGGCGAGCTACGCGGAGCAGCTGGAGAAAATCATGGCGGTCAACCAGCTGACCGACGAGGAGCTCAAGGCCGTAATCTGA